One window from the genome of Bubalus kerabau isolate K-KA32 ecotype Philippines breed swamp buffalo chromosome 17, PCC_UOA_SB_1v2, whole genome shotgun sequence encodes:
- the CHST4 gene encoding carbohydrate sulfotransferase 4, protein MIPPKRMKLLLFLASQMAIFILFILVYSHNDNSLQVKEEPKSPHTHVLVLSSWRSGSSFVGQLFGQHPDVFYLMEPAWHVWMTFTQSTAQRLHMAVRDLIRAIFLCDMSVFDAYMNPGPRKQSSLFQWDGSRALCSPPACNLFPRDKIIPQAHCRILCHQQPFEVVEEACRTYSHVVLKEVRFFNLQVLYPLLRDPSLNLHIVHLVRDPRAVFRSREHTTNELKIDSHIVMGQHWQKLKKEDQPYYAMQVICQSQLEIFKAVQSLPKALRQRYLLVRYEDLVRDPLGQTARMYEYVGLKFLPRLQTWVHNITRGKGMGKHAFHTNARNALNVSQAWRWSLPYKKVFRLQKVCRNTMNLLGYHLVTSDQEQKNLSLDLLSTWSPYELVYQED, encoded by the coding sequence ATGATACCACCCAAAAGAATGAAGCTCCTGCTGTtcctggcttcccagatggccatCTTCATTCTGTTCATCCTTGTGTACTCCCACAATGACAACTCCCTGCAGGTGAAGGAGGAACCCAAGTCCCCGCACACGCATGTGCTGGTCCTGTCTTCGTGGCGCTCTGGCTCCTCTTTTGTAGGGCAGCTTTTTGGACAGCACCCAGATGTCTTTTACCTGATGGAGCCCGCCTGGCACGTGTGGATGACCTTCACACAAAGCACAGCCCAGAGGCTGCATATGGCTGTGCGGGACCTCATTCGGGCCATCTTTCTGTGTGACATGAGTGTCTTTGATGCCTACATGAATCCTGGCCCCCGGAAACAGTCCAGCCTATTCCAGTGGGATGGCAGCCGGGCCCTGTGTTCCCCACCTGCCTGCAACCTCTTCCCGCGAGATAAGATCATACCCCAGGCCCACTGCAGGATTCTGTGCCACCAGCAGCCCTTCGAGGTGGTGGAGGAGGCCTGCCGCACCTACAGCCACGTGGTGCTCAAGGAGGTGCGCTTCTTCAACCTGCAGGTGCTCTACCCTCTGCTGAGAGACCCTTCCCTCAACCTGCACATTGTGCACCTGGTCCGGGACCCCCGCGCAGTGTTCCGGTCCCGAGAACACACCACGAATGAACTTAAGATTGACAGCCACATTGTGATGGGGCAGCACTGGCAGAAACTCAAGAAGGAGGATCAACCTTACTATGCGATGCAAGTCATCTGCCAAAGCCAGCTGGAGATCTTCAAAGCTGTACAGTCCTTGCCCAAAGCCCTAAGGCAGCGCTACCTGCTCGTGCGCTATGAGGACTTGGTCCGGGACCCCCTGGGCCAAACTGCCCGAATGTATGAATACGTAGGGCTGAAATTCTTGCCCCGGCTCCAGACTTGGGTACATAATATCACTCGAGGCAAGGGCATGGGTAAGCACGCCTTCCACACAAATGCCAGGAATGCGCTCAATGTCTCTCAGGCCTGGCGCTGGTCCCTGCCTTATAAAAAGGTTTTTCGACTTCAGAAAGTCTGCAGGAATACCATGAACCTGCTGGGCTACCACCTTGTCACATCAGACCAAGAGCAGAAAAACCTGTCGCTGGATCTTCTGTCTACCTGGAGCCCCTATGAGCTGGTCTACCAAGAGGATTAA